A part of Primulina eburnea isolate SZY01 chromosome 10, ASM2296580v1, whole genome shotgun sequence genomic DNA contains:
- the LOC140803656 gene encoding uncharacterized protein, translated as MEGSVGATSNSSLLRWEYWLQWQVLVCALILILPTTMAVIFLLRNRSTHPLKPADLWATCWTNIHPRFLLFYRAFAFAAMAFLLFQTVAAFGFFVFFFYTQWTFALVMVYFALATLVSGRGCQIDSRTQSGETDRFLKKDSEDIMNETPTATENHVGGFTKQEVHHNQVAYQEQQVGSIENIVYIIYQASLFSIHRFLSQILMLYGHRQYAAGAVILTDIVFWCLLLPFMTGESFQLTLLIGCMHSVNAVFLLIESALNRMPFPWFGLIYFLLWSCAYVVVQWVLHACCFTWWPYPFLELSTPWAPMWYLALGLAHVPCYGLYVLLVKTKQAALSRMFPRTSVRVSIEKKNG; from the exons ATGGAGGGATCGGTTGGAGCCACCTCAAATTCAAGTCTTCTGAGATGGGAGTATTGGCTGCAGTGGCAAGTATTGGTGTGTGCCCTCATCTTGATCCTGCCCACAACCATGGCTGTCATCTTCCTCCTCCGGAATAGGAGTACTCATCCGCTGAAGCCTGCCGATTTGTGGGCCACATGCTGGACCAACATCCATCCTCGATTCCTTCTCTTCTACCGTGCTTTCGCCTTTGCTGCTATGGCTTTCTTGCTCTTTCAAACTGTTGCTGCCTTTGGATTCTTCGTCTTCTTCTTTTACACTCA ATGGACTTTTGCATTGGTGATGGTCTACTTTGCG CTTGCTACACTTGTTTCTGGCCGGGGATGCCAGATTGACTCAAGAACCCAGAGTGGGGAGACCGATAGATTTCTCAAGAAGGATTCGGAAGACATTATGAATGAAACACCCACGGCTACAGAGAATCATGTTGGAGGTTTTACCAAGCAAGAAGTTCATCACAACCAAGTTGCGTATCAGGAGCAGCAAGTTGGATCAATTGAAAATATTGTGTACATTATTTATCAGGCCAGTCTGTTCAGTATTCATAGATTTCTTTCTCAAATCTTGATG TTATATGGGCACAGACA ATATGCTGCAGGTGCCGTTATTTTGACGGATATTGTCTTTTGGTGTCTTCTTCTCCCATTTATGACAGGTGAAAGTTTTCAGCTCACCCTG TTGATTGGATGCATGCATTCTGTAAATGCTGTTTTTCTTCTCATCGAGTCCGCTCTCAATCGCATG CCATTTCCCTGGTTCGGACTCATCTATTTTCTGCTGTGGAGCTGTGCTTATGTTGTTGTCCAATGGGTTTTACATGCTTGTTGCTTTACATG GTGGCCTTACCCTTTCCTTGAACTGTCTACCCCGTGGGCACCTATGTG GTATCTGGCTTTGGGGCTGGCTCATGTTCCCTGCTACGGGTTATATGTATTGCTGGTGAAAACAAAACAGGCTGCTCTCTCAAGAATGTTCCCTCGCACCTCCGTTAG GGTTTCAATTGAGAAGAAGAATGGTTGA
- the LOC140842341 gene encoding LOW QUALITY PROTEIN: short-chain dehydrogenase reductase 3b-like (The sequence of the model RefSeq protein was modified relative to this genomic sequence to represent the inferred CDS: inserted 1 base in 1 codon) yields the protein MSKLRLEGKVAVITGGASGIGEAAVRLFAEHGAAVVVADIQDELGSRLVSSINSDKVSYRYCDVRDEKQVVETISYTLETYNSLDVMFSNAGILGPXTSILDLDIQGLDDVMATNVRGVASTIKHAARAMVDRKIKGSIICTASIAACLGGAGPHAYSASKHAVVGLVKGACSELGAYGIRVNCISPYGVATPLACNAFGLEPAEVEANSCKTANLKGIVLKAKHVAEAALFLASDESAYVSGQNLAVDGGFSVVSHSY from the exons ATGTCAAAGCTAAG GTTGGAGGGTAAAGTGGCTGTGATCACAGGCGGTGCGAGTGGCATCGGTGAGGCCGCGGTACGATTATTTGCCGAGCACGGGGCGGCCGTCGTGGTGGCTGACATACAAGATGAATTAGGGAGCCGGCTTGTTTCTTCGATCAACTCCGATAAAGTGAGCTACCGCTACTGCGACGTACGAGATGAAAAACAAGTGGTTGAGACCATCAGCTACACCCTTGAAACATATAACAGTCTCGATGTCATGTTCAGTAATGCAGGAATTCTGGGAC TAACGAGTATACTAGACCTTGATATTCAAGGATTGGATGATGTCATGGCTACGAATGTCCGTGGCGTCGCCTCGACTATAAAGCACGCTGCCCGTGCCATGGTGGATAGAAAGATCAAGGGGTCCATCATCTGCACAGCCAGCATTGCAGCCTGTCTCGGAGGCGCCGGCCCGCATGCTTATTCGGCATCGAAACATGCTGTGGTGGGTCTGGTTAAGGGTGCTTGCAGCGAGCTCGGTGCATATGGGATTAGGGTCAACTGTATATCTCCCTACGGGGTGGCGACGCCGCTCGCTTGCAACGCATTCGGTCTGGAACCCGCCGAAGTGGAAGCAAACAGCTGCAAGACGGCCAACTTGAAGGGAATTGTTTTGAAGGCTAAGCACGTAGCGGAGGCGGCACTGTTTCTAGCTTCGGACGAGTCGGCTTATGTTAGCGGGCAAAACTTGGCTGTGGACGGTGGGTTTTCGGTGGTCAGCCACAGCTATTGA
- the LOC140842342 gene encoding peptidyl-prolyl cis-trans isomerase FKBP16-3, chloroplastic, giving the protein MASASLLLPLGPTLAKKLLTNHRRVPKIQIEGSRRQSSVTEGLKALENQDDYPFIKRRILISISGFGLLNLVAGLSFAEAAGLPPEEKPKLCDDTCEKELENVPMVTTVSGLQYKDIKVGRGPSPPVGFQVAANYVAMVPSGQVFDSSLEKGQFYIFRVGSGQVIKGLDEGILTMKAGGKRRLYIPGPLAFPKGLASAPGRPRVAANSPVVFDVSLEYIPGLEDDE; this is encoded by the exons ATGGCTTCTGCTTCTTTGCTTCTTCCACTCG GTCCTACTCTAGCAAAAAAATTATTGACGAATCATCGAAGAGTACCCAAAATTCAAATCGAAGGTTCTAGAAGGCAATCATCTGTAACAGAAGGTTTAAAGGCTCTTGAGAATCAGGACGATTATCCCTTCATCAAAAGGCGAATTTTGATTAGTATAAGTGGTTTTGGACTCCTAAACCTTGTCGCTGGTTTGAGTTTTGCTGAAGCTGCTGGATTGCCCCCAGAGGAGAAACCAAAGTTATGTGATGATACGTGTGAAAAAGAGCTTGAAAAT GTACCTATGGTAACTACCGTGTCTGGTTTGCAGTATAAGGATATTAAAGTTGGTAGAGGACCTAGTCCTCCGGTGGGATTCCAG GTTGCAGCAAACTATGTTGCCATGGTTCCATCGGGCCAAGTATTCGACAG TTCTCTGGAGAAAGGCCAGTTTTACATTTTCCGTGTTGGCTCTGGTCAG GTAATCAAAGGACTCGACGAAGGGATTCTGACCATGAAAGCAGGAGGAAAACGTCGTCTCTACATTCCGGGACCA TTAGCATTTCCCAAAGGACTCGCCTCAGCTCCAGGGAGGCCTAGAGTGGCTGCAAACAGTCCAGTTGTATTCGATGTTAGTTTGGAGTACATTCCAGGCCTTGAGGATGACGAATAA